In the genome of Dioscorea cayenensis subsp. rotundata cultivar TDr96_F1 chromosome 1, TDr96_F1_v2_PseudoChromosome.rev07_lg8_w22 25.fasta, whole genome shotgun sequence, one region contains:
- the LOC120265423 gene encoding protein CURVATURE THYLAKOID 1B, chloroplastic-like isoform X2 gives MASFTCALSSPALINGNGKLAPRPHCSPVKGLPPLPSSLNRSLHPFVLKNTIGFVVVRATGETPAEGETELPEILNTIQETWNSLDDKYAVAALVFALVVALWCSTGLISAVDRLPLLPGIFELIGIGYTGWFIYCNLIFKPDREALITKVKCTYSDIIGKSY, from the exons ATGGCTTCCTTCACTTGTGCCCTAAGCTCGCCGGCTCTGATCAATGGCAATGGCAAGCTCGCCCCCCGGCCTCATTGCTCTCCTGTGAAAGGGCTTCCTCCATTGCCGTCGTCGCTGAACCGCTCGCTCCATCCTTTTGTATTGAAGAACACCATTGGTT TTGTTGTTGTCAGGGCAACAGGAGAAACACCAGCTGAAGGTGAAACTGAGCTTCCAGAAATTCTGAATACCATTCAAGAGACG TGGAACTCGCTTGATGATAAATATGCAGTTGCTGCCCTTGTGTTTGCTTTAGTAGTTGCTCTATGGTGCTCCACAGGATTGATCTCG GCTGTCGATAGACTTCCTTTACTTCCTGGCATTTTTGAACTTATTGGAATTGGCTACACTGGG TGGTTTATCTATTGCAATCTGATTTTCAAGCCGGACAG gGAAGCTTTGATTACAAAAGTCAAATGCACCTATTCTGACATAATTGGGAAAAGTTACTGA
- the LOC120265423 gene encoding protein CURVATURE THYLAKOID 1B, chloroplastic-like isoform X1, protein MASFTCALSSPALINGNGKLAPRPHCSPVKGLPPLPSSLNRSLHPFVLKNTIGCHILAKVVVVRATGETPAEGETELPEILNTIQETWNSLDDKYAVAALVFALVVALWCSTGLISAVDRLPLLPGIFELIGIGYTGWFIYCNLIFKPDREALITKVKCTYSDIIGKSY, encoded by the exons ATGGCTTCCTTCACTTGTGCCCTAAGCTCGCCGGCTCTGATCAATGGCAATGGCAAGCTCGCCCCCCGGCCTCATTGCTCTCCTGTGAAAGGGCTTCCTCCATTGCCGTCGTCGCTGAACCGCTCGCTCCATCCTTTTGTATTGAAGAACACCATTGGTT GCCACATACTTGCAAAAGTTGTTGTTGTCAGGGCAACAGGAGAAACACCAGCTGAAGGTGAAACTGAGCTTCCAGAAATTCTGAATACCATTCAAGAGACG TGGAACTCGCTTGATGATAAATATGCAGTTGCTGCCCTTGTGTTTGCTTTAGTAGTTGCTCTATGGTGCTCCACAGGATTGATCTCG GCTGTCGATAGACTTCCTTTACTTCCTGGCATTTTTGAACTTATTGGAATTGGCTACACTGGG TGGTTTATCTATTGCAATCTGATTTTCAAGCCGGACAG gGAAGCTTTGATTACAAAAGTCAAATGCACCTATTCTGACATAATTGGGAAAAGTTACTGA